The Lysobacter oculi genomic sequence GCCGACCGTGCCTTCCTCGCCGATGGCGACGCCTTCGTACAATTTCTGCGCGACCTGCATGGTGCGACGGGTGGTGAAGCCGAGCTTGCGCGCGGCCTCCTGCTGCAGGGTGGAGGTGGTGAACGGCGGCGAAGGCCGGCGCTTGCGCTCCTTGCTGGCCACGTCGGTGACGTGCAGCCTGCCGCCCGCCGCCTTGGCGATGCGCGCGCGCGCGTCCTCGGCGGTGTCGCCGTCGGTGATGGTGAACTGCTCGAACTTGCCTCCGTCCAGCTTCACCAGCCTGGCGCTGAACGCCTGCGAGGGATGCACGCAGTCGGCTTCGATCGTCCAGTACTCGCGGGCCTTGAACGCCTCGATCTCCTCCTCGCGCTCGACGATCATCCGCAGCGCCGGCGACTGCACGCGGCCCGCGCTCAACCCGCGCTGCACCTTGCGCCACAGCACCGGCGACAGGTTGAAGCCGACCAGATAGTCCAGCGCGCGGCGCGCCTGCTGCGCATCCACCAGCGGCTCGGAGATCGCGCGCGGCGCGGCGATGGCTTCCTTGATCGCGCGCGGGGTGATCTCGGTGAACACCACCCGGTGCAGCGGCTTGTCCTTGAGCAGGTTCTTCTCTTTCAGGATTTCCGCGATGTGCCAGCTGATCGCCTCGCCTTCGCGGTCCGGGTCGGTGGCGAGGAAGATGTCTTCGGCCACCTTCGCCGCCTTGGCGATCGCGGCCACGTGCTTCTCGTTCTTCTCGATCAGGTCGTAGCGCATCGCGAAGCCGTTGTCGGGATCGACCGCGCCCTCCTTCGGCACCAGGTCGCGCACGTGGCCGTAGCTGGCGAGGACGTGGTAGTCCTTGCCGAGGTATTTGTTGATCGTCTTGGCCTTGGCGGGCGATTCGACGATGAGGAGGTGCTTGGACATTGGGCGGTTCCCTGCGGCGATGCCGCATCGGCGGGTTGTTCAGACGCCGACGCCCGGACGGGGCCGGGCGTTGCGCATTCTTTTTATAGTGGAATCACGGCGATGGGCGGCGTGTCAAGCCGGCCGTGGGTTCATTGCCACTGGCCGGACCCGGCTACGGCGGCCATCAGGATGACCAGCCCGGCCACCAGCAGCAGCAAAAGACCGTAGATCACCAGCACCGCGATGGTCACCCCGTCCAGCCCGCGCTTCTGCAGCTGCGGGTGGGTGGTGAAGGCCCAGCGGTCCACCACCACGGTGTCGCTGACCATGTCGTGCAGGGCGCGCTTGTGGTCGGTGAAGCCGGCCATGATGAAGCCGATGTAGAGCGGGATGGCGCTCAGGATCAGGCCGAAATAACGCCCGATGCCGCGCCAGAAGCTGATCGTCGTGCCGTCCGGGCGCGCGACCTTGATGCCGACCGCCATCTTGCCGAGCGTGGCCTGCGCCGGCCGCGAATGCATCCAGGCGAAATACACCGCCTGCAGCACGATCATCAGCAGGTAGGCCGGGACCAACGTCATCAGCATGCGCGAAGGGTCGGCCGCGCCGCCGCTTTCCATGTCGGCCATGTTGAGGCCGCCGAGCAGCATCGCCGGGATCAGGATGGCGTAGGACGCGATGCTGACCACGAAGGAATCCAGCACGCTCGCCGCGAATCGCCGCCAGAAGCCGGCATAGACGATGTCGCTGCGGTCGATGGCCGCGCCGGGCTGCATGATCGACGCGGCCGAGGGCAGCGGGTCGTGCGCCGGCATCGCCTGCGGTGGTGCGGGCAGGGTCAGGGCCTGCGCCAGCGGCAGCCAGTCGGCCATGCCGGCCTTCCAGACCAGGGTGTCGGCGCGCAGTTCGCCGCGCGCGTAACGGGCGACCAGCTCATCCGCGCTGTGCGGGCCCTGCTGCTGGCGGGCGGCATCGACATGGAACCATTCGGCGGCGGGCGTGGCGGGATCGGTCATGGCGGCGATGATGCGAAGGGACGCGCAGTGTAGGCCACGCGGCTCAGCGGCATGAGGCCGGCAGGTACCTGTCGTCCAGATCGGACGTGCACTGCCAGGCCGGCGTGTCGCCGGTATCGATGTATTCCCAGCTGATCTGGCGCCCGTCCACCATCGGCGAGCCGGTGCCGCCCAGTTCGACGTGGATGCCGCAATAGCCCGAGGCCTGCGGCCCCACGGCGATGTCGGCCACGCCGGGAATCGGCTGGCCGGGCACGATGTCGCCGGGCTTCGGGCAGGCCGGCTCGGGGGAAGTCAGGCTGCTTTCGACCGCCCGGCGCATCGGGTTCACCGCCGAATCGACCATCGCCACCTTCGAACGCACCACGTATTGCTGGTAGGCCGGCAGCGCGATGGCGGCGAGGATGGCGAGCATCGGCACCGACACCGCGGCCAGCACCAGCGCCACGATCAGGCAGCCGCTCATGCCCTTCTTGCGCTGCGGCGCCACCCCCGAAGGCACGCCGCTGCGGAACTGCATCGCGCCGAGATCGGGCGGCGGCAGGTTGAACGCCTGCTGCAACGCGCGCCAGCCTTCCATCCCCTGCCGCCAGACCAGCGATTCCGGCCGCAGCACGCCCTGCTGGTAAAGCGCCAGCAGCGATGCCTCGCTGACCGGCCCGATGCGCTGGTTGGCGGCATCGGCATAGAACCATTCGGCGGCGGGCAGGGGCGGCGGCAGCGGTTCGCTCATGGGGTGCTCGTGGAAACGGGGTGGGAATCAGCGGCAGGAGGTCGGCGCGGCGGTGTCGGACAGGCCGTGGTTGCTGCACTGCCAGGCGTCGCTGGCCGGCTGGTATTCCATCAGCAGGTAGCCGTCGGCGGTGCGGCCCTGCGGCTCGCGCATGAAGATCATCATCCCGCAGCGGCCCGGCTGGCTCTGCCCGACTTCGATGCGGTCGATGAAATCCGAGCGGTAATCCTGCGGGATGCCGATGCCGTCCTCGCCGTTGACCGGGCAGCGGCCTTCTTCCTCGTAGATGCGTTCCACCTCGCCACGCAGCGTCATCATCTGCGCCAGCGGGCCGCCGGCACGCGTCGCGTACTGCTTGTAGGCCGGCAGGGCGATGGCGGCCAGGATGCCCATCGCCGGGATCGCCAGCACCACCGCCGCCACGAACACCATCAGGCAGCCGGACATGCCCTGCTGCTGGCGTTCGGGATGCGCGGTGAACGCCCAGCGGTCGACGACCAGCGTCTTCGCCACCACATCGTGCAGCGCCTTCTTCTCGCTGGTGAAGGCGGCCATCAGGAAGCCGAGATAGAGCGTGAGATACGACAGCGAGGCGGCCAACCAGCGGCCCAGCGCGTGCGGGAAACCGAGCGGCTTGCCGTCGGCGTCGGTGACCTTGATGCCGAGCGCGCGCTTGCCCAGCGTGGCCTGGTGCGGGCCGCTTTCCTGCAGCGCGAAATACAGCGGCGAGATCAGGAAATAGAGGAAGTAGTAGAGGCCGTCGATCTTCGGCATGCCGTCGCGGCCCAGGTTGCGGAACGCGCCGCCCATGTAGCCGAACAGCAGGGTCAGGCCGATCAGCGGCACCATGATCATCAGCTGGTCGAGGCAGAGCGCGGCCCAGCGCCGCCAGAAGCCGGCATACACCGGTTCGTAATGCATCACCGGCGCGGTGGCGCGCGGCGGCAGCGATCCGCCATGCGAAGCCGGCGTGCCATCGGCGGGAATGAAGGCTTTGGCGAAGTCGGAGAATTCCGCCACGTCACGCAGCGGCTTCCACGCCTCCATGCCTTCGCGCCAGATCAGCGAATCGACGCTGATCTCGCCGTTGTGCAAGGCGCCGCGCACCTGTTGTGCATCCACAGGCCCCTGCCGGCGGCGTGCGCCGTCCAGGTAAAACCAGAAGACTTCCATGCCTCGCCCCACTCCCCAAGCGCCGCGTGCCGGCGCCACCGGAGTGTAGCGGTTCGATGCGTGCCGTGAAGACCGGCGACGCGGGTGTCAGTGCAGCGGCTCCGGCTCGTCGCCGAACATCTGGGTTTCCATCCAGGCGTAGGCCGCCTCGGCGCCGGGCTGGTTGAACAGCACCATCAGCACCACCCACTTCAGGTCGTCCAGATCGATGCTGTCCTGGTCCAGCGCCATCGCGCGGTCCAGCACCAGTTCGCGCTGGTCGGCATCGACGATGCCCTGGCGCTCCAGGTACAGCAGGAAGCCGCGCGCCTCGATGTCGAGCTTGTCGAGTTCGGGGCCGTGGAAGATGCGCGTCGGCGCACCGGTCCGCGCGGGGCCGGCGACGGGCCGCTGGTTGTCGAGCGCTTCCAGCCAGTCGAAGGCGCGGTTGATCTCCGCCGGGCTGAAGCCGGCCTGGATCAGGTCCTTCTGCAGGGAGTCGCGGTCACGGACGCCGGGTTCGACATCCTCGTTGGTGAAGTAATGCTCGAACAGGTACAGCAGCACGTCCAGGATGCTTTCTTTCATTTCCCTCGCCCTGCGCCGATGGCGCGTTGTTGCTGGTGGATCGCGGGGTCAAGCGGACTTGCGGGTGTAGCGACCATGTTCGACCGAGAGCCGGCCTTCGAGTTCCAACGCCAGCAGCATGGGCGAGAGTTCGGCCACCGTCAATCCCGTCCGTTCGACCAGGCGATCCATAGGGATGGGGTCGTGACCCAGCGCGCGCCACAACTTCTGGGGGTTGTCGTCGGTGCCATCTTCCCCGTCCCGTGGACAGGGAATGGGGGCGCCGAGGCGCTCGCGCAAGCCCGGTGCCAGCTGGGCGGCGGCCACGCCCAGGGCATCGAGCAGGTCTTCCGGACGTTCGGCCAGCTGGGCGCCGTCGCGCAGCAGCTGGTGGCAGCCACGCGCCAGCGGGTTGTGGATCGAACCGGGCAGGGCGAAGACCTCGCGGCCGGCATCCGCGGCCATGCGGGCGCTGATCAGGGCGCCGGAACGCTCCGCGGCCTCGACCACCAGGGTCGCCAGCGACAGGCCGGCCACGATCCGGTTGCGCGCCGGGAAGTGCCGCCGCAGCGGCCGGGTGCCGGGCGGATGCTCGCTGACCACCGCGCCACGCCCGGCGATAGCGGCGTGCAGGCCGGCGTGGGCGACGGGATAGGCGATGTCGGGACCGGTGCCGAGCACGGCCAGGGTCAGGCCGCCCGGCACTTCCAGCGCGGCGGCATGGGCGGCGGCGTCGATGCCCGCCGCCAGTCCGCTGGTGATGGCGATGCCGGCTTCGGCCAGTGCGCGGGCGAACAGCCGGGCGTTGTCGAGGCCGCCGGCACTGGCGCCACGGCTGCCGACGATGGCCAGCTGCGGATGCCACAGCCGCCCCGGCTCCCCGGCGACGAACAGCGCCAACGGCGGGCTGGTGATGTGGCGCAGCAGCGGCGGGTAGTCGGCATCGCCCCAACCCACGAGGTGGTGGCCGGGGGCTTCCAGCCAGCGCAGGCTGCGGGCTTCGATGCCCCGGGTCTCGGCATCGCAGCCGCGCAGGCGGTTGATCTGGCGGGCGTCGAGGCCGGCGGCGGTCCACGCCGCATGGCCCGCGGCCAACACCGCATCGGCATCGGCATCATGGGCTTCGAGCAGGGCGCGGCGCGGTGCGATCCGGCCGCCGGCCAGCACGAGACGCAACAGCGCGGGAGAGGCGGGCAAGGGCATCGCGCCACCATCGCCCGCAAACAGAAACGGCGCCCTGGGGCGCCGTCCTGCATGACTGTCGGGCTGGCCCGTCAGTAGGTCGCGTCGGGGTGCTTGAGCTCGTAGCCGGCGCGGGTCGGCTTGATGCTGTCCATCACCAGGCCGTAGCTGATCTTGTCGAAGGTGCGGAACACCATGACGTGACCGGCGAACTCGTCCGGCAGGCGGACCTTGTCATGGCCGCCGACGAATTCCTCGTCGCGCTGCGGCACCTGCACGCGGTCGACCACGTTGCTGCCGACGCGCCAGATCGAGAAAACCGTGCCGTTGTCGATGCCGTCGCGGGCGCCGACCGACAGGGCCACCACGTCGCGCGGGCCACCCACGTTGTCGCGGTCCGCCACCGCCAGCACCTGTGCCTTCTGGTACGGGAACTGCTGCTTGGGCGGGTGCGGGAAGAACGCCAGGTCGTAGGGGATGCTCTCGACCGGGACCACCTTGTCGCCGACGCGGACTTCGAAGTTCTGGTCGTCCAGCAGCAGCGTCGCGGCTTCGATGCCGCCGACTTCGCCACGGGTGATCACGCCGGCGTTGACCTTGCGCATCTCCATGCCGAGCGTCTCCATGCGGCCGCCTTCGGCCAGCATCACCTCGGTCCAGGTGCGGTCGTATGGCGCATCGCCATCGCGACGGCCGGCGTGGTCAAGCGCATCGCGACCGACCAGCGCGCAGCAGGCGCGGCGGCGGCCCATCGAATAGGTCTGCACCGGACGCAGCACGGCGAAACGCTGGCCCGGCTGCGCGGAGGCGCCGAGGCCACGCACGTAGACGGCCTGGCCGCGGATGCCGCGCAGGTGGTCTTCCTCAAGCCCGACCACGTAGGGCAGGTTGTCGATGCGGTCGAAGATCCGCATGTCCTTGAGGAAGGGTTCCACGTCCTTCAGCGGCACGCCCGGGATCGGGGCGCCGGTCATCGGACCGCGGTTGATGTAGGCCAGGCTCAGCACGTCACCCGGGTAGATCAGGTGCGGATTCTTGACTTGCGGATTGGCCTGCCAGATTTCCGGCCACAGCCACGGCTTCTTCAGGAAGCGTGCGGCGATGTCCCAGAGCGTGTCGCCCTTCTGCACCACGTAGGTGTCCGGGTGGCCGGTGCGATAGTCCTGTGCCAGTGCGATGCCCGCGACCGCCACCAGGCTGGCGGCAAGCAAGGGTGCCCGCATCCATTGGCGGATGCGCATGAATTTGACAGCCATCAGTCGTTCCCCACGGATTTCCCCGTTAGCGCGGCATTTAGACCACATCCGGGGCTGATCCACAAGTATCGCGGTAGAATTGGCGCCTAACCCTGTGACTTGTTTGGCCCTATTGCCCGGGCCGCACGCCGATTTTCCGGACCCCGCACCATGGCCCTGCTCCCCATCCTTGAATTCCCCGACGCCCGCCTGCGCACCAAGGCGGTGCCGGTCGATGTCGCCTCGATCGGCGGCGACGCCTTCCAGCGCCTGCTCGACGACATGTTCGAGACGATGTACGAGGCCCCCGGCATCGGGCTGGCGGCCAGCCAAGTCGACGTCCACCAGCGTTTCATGGTGATCGACGTCAGCGAGGAGCACGATGCCCCGCTGGTCTTCATCAACCCCGAGATCGTGGCCAAACAGGGCGAGCAGGTCTACCAGGAAGGCTGCCTGTCGGTGCCCGGCATCTTTGCTGACGTGACCCGCGCCGACGTCATCACCGTGCGTGCCCATGGCCGCGACGGCCAGCCCTTCGAGATGGAGGCCGACGGCCTGCTGGCGGTCTGCGTCCAGCACGAGATGGACCACCTGGACGGCAAGCTCTTCGTCGACTACCTCTCGCCGCTCAAGCGCGAGATGGTGAAGAAGAAGCTCGCCAAGATGCGCAAGGCCGCGTGAGGCCGCGCCGATGAGGATCGTGTTCGCCGGCACGCCCGGTTTCGCCGTGCCGTCCCTGCATGCCGCGATGTCGAAGGGCGATGTCGTCGCCGTCTACACCCAGCCGGACCGTCCCGCCGGCCGTGGCCGGGGCCTGCAGCCGTCGATGGTCAAGCAGGCCGCGCTGGAAGCCGGCATCGAAGTGCGCCAGCCGGACAACCTGCGCAGCCGCGAGGCCCGCGAAGCCCTGCGCGCGCTCAAGCCTGACCTGATGATCGTGGTCGCCTACGGGCTGATCCTGCCGCAGTCGGTCCTCGACATCCCGGTCCACGGCTGCTGGAACGTGCATGCCTCGCTGCTGCCGCGCTGGCGCGGTGCGGCGCCGATCCAGCGCGCGATCGAGGCCGGCGACACCGAGACCGGCGTCTGCCTGATGAAGATGGAAAAGGGCCTGGACACCGGCCCGGTGCTGCTGCGCGCAAACACCGATATCCGCCCCACCGAAACCGGCGGCGAACTCACCGAGCGGCTGTCCGGCATGGGCGCGCAGGTGCTGGGCGATGGCCTGGGCCTGCTGCGCATCGGTCTGCTGCCGAGCGCGCGGGTGCAGGACGAAGACGGCGTCACTTACGCCCGCAAGCTGGAAAAGCACGAGGCCAGGCTCGACTGGTCGGAGACCGCCGTGCAGCTGGCCGACAAGGTCCGCGCCTTCAATCCGTGGCCGATCGCCGAGGCGATGCTGGCCGGCGAGCGCGTGCGTATCCACGGCGCCGTCGCGGTGCCGGGTGGCGAAGGCATGGCGCCGGGCACGATCGTCGGCGCCACCCGCGAAGGGCTGGACGTCGCCACCGGCCACGGCCTGCTGCGCATCCGCGTGCTGCAGCGCGAAGGCGGCAAGGCGATCACCGCCGCCGACTACGTCAACGCCCGCCGCGCGCACTGAACCATGAGCGGCGTGGCCACCCGCGTCACCGCCGCC encodes the following:
- a CDS encoding RDD family protein, producing MTDPATPAAEWFHVDAARQQQGPHSADELVARYARGELRADTLVWKAGMADWLPLAQALTLPAPPQAMPAHDPLPSAASIMQPGAAIDRSDIVYAGFWRRFAASVLDSFVVSIASYAILIPAMLLGGLNMADMESGGAADPSRMLMTLVPAYLLMIVLQAVYFAWMHSRPAQATLGKMAVGIKVARPDGTTISFWRGIGRYFGLILSAIPLYIGFIMAGFTDHKRALHDMVSDTVVVDRWAFTTHPQLQKRGLDGVTIAVLVIYGLLLLLVAGLVILMAAVAGSGQWQ
- a CDS encoding GYF domain-containing protein, whose translation is MSEPLPPPLPAAEWFYADAANQRIGPVSEASLLALYQQGVLRPESLVWRQGMEGWRALQQAFNLPPPDLGAMQFRSGVPSGVAPQRKKGMSGCLIVALVLAAVSVPMLAILAAIALPAYQQYVVRSKVAMVDSAVNPMRRAVESSLTSPEPACPKPGDIVPGQPIPGVADIAVGPQASGYCGIHVELGGTGSPMVDGRQISWEYIDTGDTPAWQCTSDLDDRYLPASCR
- a CDS encoding RDD family protein, translating into MEVFWFYLDGARRRQGPVDAQQVRGALHNGEISVDSLIWREGMEAWKPLRDVAEFSDFAKAFIPADGTPASHGGSLPPRATAPVMHYEPVYAGFWRRWAALCLDQLMIMVPLIGLTLLFGYMGGAFRNLGRDGMPKIDGLYYFLYFLISPLYFALQESGPHQATLGKRALGIKVTDADGKPLGFPHALGRWLAASLSYLTLYLGFLMAAFTSEKKALHDVVAKTLVVDRWAFTAHPERQQQGMSGCLMVFVAAVVLAIPAMGILAAIALPAYKQYATRAGGPLAQMMTLRGEVERIYEEEGRCPVNGEDGIGIPQDYRSDFIDRIEVGQSQPGRCGMMIFMREPQGRTADGYLLMEYQPASDAWQCSNHGLSDTAAPTSCR
- a CDS encoding DUF494 family protein, with the translated sequence MKESILDVLLYLFEHYFTNEDVEPGVRDRDSLQKDLIQAGFSPAEINRAFDWLEALDNQRPVAGPARTGAPTRIFHGPELDKLDIEARGFLLYLERQGIVDADQRELVLDRAMALDQDSIDLDDLKWVVLMVLFNQPGAEAAYAWMETQMFGDEPEPLH
- the dprA gene encoding DNA-processing protein DprA, with protein sequence MPLPASPALLRLVLAGGRIAPRRALLEAHDADADAVLAAGHAAWTAAGLDARQINRLRGCDAETRGIEARSLRWLEAPGHHLVGWGDADYPPLLRHITSPPLALFVAGEPGRLWHPQLAIVGSRGASAGGLDNARLFARALAEAGIAITSGLAAGIDAAAHAAALEVPGGLTLAVLGTGPDIAYPVAHAGLHAAIAGRGAVVSEHPPGTRPLRRHFPARNRIVAGLSLATLVVEAAERSGALISARMAADAGREVFALPGSIHNPLARGCHQLLRDGAQLAERPEDLLDALGVAAAQLAPGLRERLGAPIPCPRDGEDGTDDNPQKLWRALGHDPIPMDRLVERTGLTVAELSPMLLALELEGRLSVEHGRYTRKSA
- a CDS encoding LysM peptidoglycan-binding domain-containing protein; protein product: MAVKFMRIRQWMRAPLLAASLVAVAGIALAQDYRTGHPDTYVVQKGDTLWDIAARFLKKPWLWPEIWQANPQVKNPHLIYPGDVLSLAYINRGPMTGAPIPGVPLKDVEPFLKDMRIFDRIDNLPYVVGLEEDHLRGIRGQAVYVRGLGASAQPGQRFAVLRPVQTYSMGRRRACCALVGRDALDHAGRRDGDAPYDRTWTEVMLAEGGRMETLGMEMRKVNAGVITRGEVGGIEAATLLLDDQNFEVRVGDKVVPVESIPYDLAFFPHPPKQQFPYQKAQVLAVADRDNVGGPRDVVALSVGARDGIDNGTVFSIWRVGSNVVDRVQVPQRDEEFVGGHDKVRLPDEFAGHVMVFRTFDKISYGLVMDSIKPTRAGYELKHPDATY
- the def gene encoding peptide deformylase; the encoded protein is MALLPILEFPDARLRTKAVPVDVASIGGDAFQRLLDDMFETMYEAPGIGLAASQVDVHQRFMVIDVSEEHDAPLVFINPEIVAKQGEQVYQEGCLSVPGIFADVTRADVITVRAHGRDGQPFEMEADGLLAVCVQHEMDHLDGKLFVDYLSPLKREMVKKKLAKMRKAA
- the fmt gene encoding methionyl-tRNA formyltransferase, translating into MRIVFAGTPGFAVPSLHAAMSKGDVVAVYTQPDRPAGRGRGLQPSMVKQAALEAGIEVRQPDNLRSREAREALRALKPDLMIVVAYGLILPQSVLDIPVHGCWNVHASLLPRWRGAAPIQRAIEAGDTETGVCLMKMEKGLDTGPVLLRANTDIRPTETGGELTERLSGMGAQVLGDGLGLLRIGLLPSARVQDEDGVTYARKLEKHEARLDWSETAVQLADKVRAFNPWPIAEAMLAGERVRIHGAVAVPGGEGMAPGTIVGATREGLDVATGHGLLRIRVLQREGGKAITAADYVNARRAH